Proteins encoded together in one Vanessa cardui chromosome 19, ilVanCard2.1, whole genome shotgun sequence window:
- the LOC124537786 gene encoding nucleosome assembly protein 1-like 1-B isoform X2, which produces MGSVERAGDATSEVETGDEEEIAGGELAAHLLKSGITRNEMLVAITNRIHAEAMASLPPNVRRRIRALRSLQKEFVDIEAKFYSEVHALECKYEKMYKPLFEKRAQIVNGSYEPNDDECLNPWRDETEEEELARSVQNAAIADSDEKKEENKLAEPPMDPNVKGIPDFWYNIFKNVSMLCEMMQDHDEPIIKCLQDIKVQMHEDPIGFTLEFHFAPNDYFTNTVLTKEYSMKCKPDEESPLEFEGPEIYSCKGCEINWKKGKNVTVKTIKKKQKHKSRGSVRTVTKSVQADSFFNFFSPPLMPDDPNSTLASDTQALLTADFEVGHYIRERVVSRAVLLYTGEGLDEDDDDDYEEEEDSYSDEDSGTEEVSDAED; this is translated from the exons atGGGTTCCGTGGAACGTGCCGGTGATGCTACTTCCGAAGTGGAGACAGGAGATGAGGAGGAAATTGCTGGTGGTGAATTAGCAGCACACCTGCTGAAAAG TGGCATCACAAGAAACGAGATGCTAGTTGCTATCACCAACCGCATCCACGCTGAAGCGATGGCTTCATTACCTCCCAACGTGCGTCGGCGAATTCGCGCACTCCGGTCTCTTCAGAAAGAGTTTGTAGACATCGAGGCCAAGTTCTACTCTGAGGTTCATGCGCTTGAATGCAAATACGAGAAAATGTATAAACCGCTGTTTGAAAAG CGAGCTCAAATAGTAAATGGTTCTTATGAGCCAAATGATGATGAGTGTCTAAACCCGTGGCGCGATGAAACTGAAGAGGAGGAATTAGCTCGTAGTGTTCAAAATGCTGCTATTGCTGATAGTGACGAGAAGAAAGAAGAAAACAAATTAGCAGA GCCACCCATGGACCCCAATGTAAAGGGAATCCCAGACTTTtggtataacatatttaaaaatgtttctatgCTGTGTGAAATGATGCAAGATCATGATGAACCAATTATTAAATGTCTTCAGGATATTAAAG TGCAAATGCATGAAGATCCTATTGGTTTCACCCTCGAGTTCCACTTTGCACCCAATGATTACTTCACAAACACAGTCCTCACAAAGGAGTACTCCATGAAGTGTAAACCAGATGAGGAGAGTCCCTTGGAATTTGAAGGTCCAGAAATTTACTCATGCAag GGCTGTGAAATCAACTGGAAGAAGGGCAAAAACGTAACAGTAAAGACGATAAAGAAAAAACAGAAACACAAGTCCCGAGGCTCAGTTCGCACAGTCACCAAGTCCGTTCAAGCCGACTCATTCTTCAACTTCTTCTCCCCGCCTCTGATGCCCGATGACCCCAATTCCACCTTAGCTTCAGATACACAG GCGTTGCTAACGGCCGACTTCGAAGTGGGCCACTACATCCGCGAGCGTGTCGTGTCGCGCGCCGTGTTGCTCTACACGGGGGAGGGCCTCGACGAGGACGACGACGACGACTACGAGGAGGAG
- the LOC124537786 gene encoding nucleosome assembly protein 1-like 1 isoform X1 — protein sequence MGSVERAGDATSEVETGDEEEIAGGELAAHLLKSGITRNEMLVAITNRIHAEAMASLPPNVRRRIRALRSLQKEFVDIEAKFYSEVHALECKYEKMYKPLFEKRAQIVNGSYEPNDDECLNPWRDETEEEELARSVQNAAIADSDEKKEENKLAEPPMDPNVKGIPDFWYNIFKNVSMLCEMMQDHDEPIIKCLQDIKVQMHEDPIGFTLEFHFAPNDYFTNTVLTKEYSMKCKPDEESPLEFEGPEIYSCKGCEINWKKGKNVTVKTIKKKQKHKSRGSVRTVTKSVQADSFFNFFSPPLMPDDPNSTLASDTQALLTADFEVGHYIRERVVSRAVLLYTGEGLDEDDDDDYEEEEDEECSTEESEDEEPAPRRRAKKHAASAQHDSPAECKQQ from the exons atGGGTTCCGTGGAACGTGCCGGTGATGCTACTTCCGAAGTGGAGACAGGAGATGAGGAGGAAATTGCTGGTGGTGAATTAGCAGCACACCTGCTGAAAAG TGGCATCACAAGAAACGAGATGCTAGTTGCTATCACCAACCGCATCCACGCTGAAGCGATGGCTTCATTACCTCCCAACGTGCGTCGGCGAATTCGCGCACTCCGGTCTCTTCAGAAAGAGTTTGTAGACATCGAGGCCAAGTTCTACTCTGAGGTTCATGCGCTTGAATGCAAATACGAGAAAATGTATAAACCGCTGTTTGAAAAG CGAGCTCAAATAGTAAATGGTTCTTATGAGCCAAATGATGATGAGTGTCTAAACCCGTGGCGCGATGAAACTGAAGAGGAGGAATTAGCTCGTAGTGTTCAAAATGCTGCTATTGCTGATAGTGACGAGAAGAAAGAAGAAAACAAATTAGCAGA GCCACCCATGGACCCCAATGTAAAGGGAATCCCAGACTTTtggtataacatatttaaaaatgtttctatgCTGTGTGAAATGATGCAAGATCATGATGAACCAATTATTAAATGTCTTCAGGATATTAAAG TGCAAATGCATGAAGATCCTATTGGTTTCACCCTCGAGTTCCACTTTGCACCCAATGATTACTTCACAAACACAGTCCTCACAAAGGAGTACTCCATGAAGTGTAAACCAGATGAGGAGAGTCCCTTGGAATTTGAAGGTCCAGAAATTTACTCATGCAag GGCTGTGAAATCAACTGGAAGAAGGGCAAAAACGTAACAGTAAAGACGATAAAGAAAAAACAGAAACACAAGTCCCGAGGCTCAGTTCGCACAGTCACCAAGTCCGTTCAAGCCGACTCATTCTTCAACTTCTTCTCCCCGCCTCTGATGCCCGATGACCCCAATTCCACCTTAGCTTCAGATACACAG GCGTTGCTAACGGCCGACTTCGAAGTGGGCCACTACATCCGCGAGCGTGTCGTGTCGCGCGCCGTGTTGCTCTACACGGGGGAGGGCCTCGACGAGGACGACGACGACGACTACGAGGAGGAG